One window of the Methylocystis parvus OBBP genome contains the following:
- a CDS encoding ribonuclease J — protein MTAAPQADFVFAPFGGVGEIGMNLALYGFGTPRARKWLMVDCGLGFPGADLPGIDVVFPDIAFVEKIAKDLVAICITHAHEDHIGALATLWPKLKCKVYATPFAAGLLEVRRLNEPGAPNIDIHTVSAGTVLQLDPFTVEYVAVAHSIPEANALAIKTPLGVVLHTGDWKIDPQPGVGNRIDEARLRALGDEGVDVLICDSTNILREGDSFSESDVARVLRPLIAEAPGRVLVTTFASNVARLRAIAEAALACGRTVVVAGRAMDRVVQVARDCGYLDGLPGFHSPDMLPNLPREKTVVIATGSQGEPRAAMMRASQNDHPSIKLVAGDRVIFSSRTIPGNQREVHRVINNLCNLGVEVITDHDHLVHCSGHPRRGEVAQMYEWVRPKFAVPVHGEAHHLTQHVAFARSKGVEHVISARDGDMVKLLPGPPSIVEQLPHGRLLKDGDVVIGEDDGAVRERNKLSFAGIVSIALAVDKKGELVGDPDVVTAGVPKKGKFGEDMGEVIDEALFATFEGLPRARRRDADAISTAIERSVRGAINSVWGKKPIVHVMVVSAS, from the coding sequence ATGACGGCTGCTCCCCAGGCGGATTTTGTTTTTGCGCCCTTTGGCGGCGTCGGCGAAATCGGGATGAACCTCGCGCTTTACGGCTTCGGGACGCCGCGTGCGCGCAAATGGCTGATGGTCGATTGCGGTCTCGGCTTTCCCGGCGCGGACCTGCCGGGCATCGACGTCGTCTTTCCCGACATCGCCTTTGTCGAGAAGATCGCCAAGGACCTTGTCGCCATCTGCATCACCCACGCGCATGAGGACCATATCGGCGCGCTGGCGACATTGTGGCCGAAGCTCAAATGCAAGGTCTATGCGACGCCTTTCGCGGCCGGGCTGCTGGAAGTGCGCCGCCTCAACGAGCCGGGCGCGCCCAATATCGACATTCACACGGTCAGCGCCGGGACCGTGCTCCAACTCGATCCCTTCACGGTCGAATATGTCGCGGTGGCGCATTCCATCCCCGAGGCCAATGCGCTCGCGATCAAGACGCCGCTCGGCGTCGTGCTGCATACCGGCGACTGGAAGATCGATCCGCAGCCAGGCGTCGGCAACCGTATCGACGAAGCGCGTCTGCGCGCGCTGGGCGACGAGGGCGTCGACGTTCTGATCTGCGACTCGACCAATATCCTTCGCGAGGGCGACAGTTTTTCGGAGAGCGACGTCGCCCGCGTGCTGAGGCCGCTGATCGCGGAAGCGCCGGGCCGCGTTCTGGTGACGACTTTCGCCTCCAATGTCGCGCGTTTGCGCGCGATCGCCGAAGCCGCTCTGGCCTGCGGCCGCACGGTCGTCGTGGCCGGCCGCGCCATGGATCGCGTCGTACAGGTTGCGCGAGATTGCGGCTATCTTGACGGCCTGCCGGGTTTTCATTCGCCGGACATGCTGCCGAACCTGCCGCGTGAAAAGACCGTCGTGATCGCGACGGGAAGCCAGGGCGAGCCGCGCGCGGCGATGATGCGCGCGTCGCAGAACGATCATCCCTCGATCAAACTCGTCGCGGGCGATCGGGTGATCTTCTCGTCGCGCACGATTCCCGGCAATCAGCGCGAGGTGCATCGCGTCATCAACAATCTCTGCAATCTCGGCGTCGAGGTGATCACCGATCACGATCACCTTGTCCATTGCTCCGGCCATCCGCGCCGCGGCGAGGTCGCGCAAATGTATGAGTGGGTGCGGCCGAAATTCGCCGTGCCTGTGCATGGCGAGGCGCATCATCTCACGCAGCATGTCGCCTTCGCCAGATCGAAGGGCGTCGAGCATGTGATTTCGGCGCGTGACGGCGACATGGTGAAATTGCTGCCCGGCCCGCCGTCGATCGTCGAGCAGTTGCCGCATGGGCGTCTGCTGAAAGATGGCGACGTTGTCATCGGCGAGGATGACGGCGCGGTGCGCGAGCGCAACAAGCTCTCCTTCGCCGGGATCGTCTCCATCGCGCTCGCCGTCGACAAAAAGGGGGAGCTGGTCGGCGATCCGGATGTGGTGACGGCCGGCGTGCCCAAGAAAGGGAAATTCGGCGAGGATATGGGCGAAGTGATCGACGAGGCCCTCTTCGCGACCTTCGAGGGCTTGCCGCGCGCGCGCCGCCGCGACGCCGACGCCATCTCCACCGCCATCGAACGTTCGGTGCGCGGCGCGATAAATTCCGTTTGGGGCAAGAAGCCGATCGTGCATGTGATGGTCGTGTCGGCGTCGTAG
- a CDS encoding DNA cytosine methyltransferase: protein MPAKPTFYEFFAGGGMARAGLGEGWTCLFANDVDARKAESYRRNWGGEALHVGDVAKVATAQLPGRADLVWASFPCQDLSLAGAGAGLKGARSGSFWPFWSLMKALRAEGRAPTTIVLENVCGALTSHGGKDFTSICAALADEGYRFGALVIDAALFLPQSRPRLFIVAAREDVATLDALSTLPRYCEEAKPTKQSKGGDEALDCFAGLAKSGIPDFEKMLAMTGRSPFVSRALIAAYNRLPDDLKANWLWWRLPAPPPRNATLANVIEDPPHGVCWHDAAKTQRLIGLMSDVNLAKIEEAKRAGRKMVGALYRRTRYENSEKVQRAEARFDDVAGCLRTPAGGSSRQFVLVVEKGEVRSRLISARETARLMGLPDDYILPERYNEAYHLTGDGVVVPAVRHIAAHLIEPLLKACVMREAA from the coding sequence ATGCCCGCCAAGCCCACCTTCTATGAATTTTTCGCCGGCGGCGGCATGGCGCGCGCGGGGCTGGGGGAGGGGTGGACCTGCCTCTTCGCCAATGATGTCGACGCCAGAAAAGCCGAGAGCTATCGCCGCAATTGGGGCGGAGAGGCGCTCCATGTCGGCGACGTCGCCAAGGTTGCGACCGCGCAGCTCCCCGGCCGCGCCGATCTCGTCTGGGCTTCCTTTCCCTGTCAGGACCTTTCTCTCGCCGGCGCCGGCGCCGGGCTGAAGGGCGCGCGCTCGGGAAGCTTCTGGCCGTTCTGGTCGCTGATGAAGGCGCTGCGCGCGGAGGGCAGGGCGCCCACGACGATCGTGCTGGAAAATGTCTGCGGCGCGCTCACCTCGCATGGCGGCAAGGATTTCACGTCGATCTGCGCCGCGCTGGCGGATGAGGGTTACAGATTCGGCGCGCTCGTCATCGACGCGGCGCTGTTCCTCCCGCAGTCGCGGCCGCGATTGTTCATCGTCGCCGCGCGCGAGGATGTGGCGACGCTCGACGCTCTTTCGACGCTTCCCCGTTATTGCGAGGAGGCGAAGCCGACGAAGCAATCCAAGGGCGGGGATGAGGCTCTGGATTGCTTCGCTGGTCTTGCGAAGTCGGGTATACCCGACTTCGAGAAAATGCTCGCAATGACGGGGAGGTCACCCTTTGTCAGCCGAGCGTTAATCGCTGCGTACAACCGCTTGCCGGACGATCTGAAAGCCAATTGGCTCTGGTGGCGTTTACCCGCGCCGCCTCCGCGCAATGCGACGCTCGCGAACGTCATCGAAGACCCGCCGCATGGCGTCTGCTGGCATGACGCGGCGAAGACGCAAAGACTCATTGGCCTGATGAGCGACGTGAATCTCGCAAAGATCGAAGAGGCGAAGCGCGCGGGCCGCAAGATGGTCGGCGCGCTCTATCGCCGCACGCGCTACGAGAACAGTGAGAAGGTTCAGCGCGCGGAGGCGCGTTTCGACGACGTCGCCGGTTGCCTGCGCACGCCCGCCGGCGGCTCGAGCCGACAATTCGTGCTTGTCGTGGAAAAGGGCGAGGTGCGCTCGCGGCTCATATCGGCGCGCGAGACCGCGCGGCTGATGGGATTGCCGGACGATTATATTCTGCCGGAACGCTATAATGAGGCGTATCATCTGACAGGCGACGGCGTCGTCGTTCCGGCTGTGCGGCACATTGCGGCGCATCTGATCGAGCCTTTGCTGAAGGCCTGCGTCATGCGGGAGGCGGCTTAG
- a CDS encoding very short patch repair endonuclease has product MRLSRQVESPARRSAIMRAVKSRDTAPERAVRAMLRSFAPGYRLHRKDIPGNPDIAYVGRKQAIFVHGCFWHGHDCARGARMPKANADYWRAKIARNKARDETNFARLAELGWRTLTVWECELKDKDALEKKLRAFF; this is encoded by the coding sequence ATGCGTCTTTCCCGGCAGGTCGAAAGCCCCGCCCGACGCTCCGCCATCATGCGCGCCGTCAAATCGCGCGACACTGCTCCCGAGCGCGCCGTCCGCGCGATGCTGCGTTCCTTCGCGCCGGGCTATCGGCTGCACCGCAAGGATATTCCGGGCAACCCGGACATCGCCTATGTCGGGCGCAAGCAGGCGATCTTCGTGCATGGCTGTTTCTGGCACGGGCATGATTGCGCGCGCGGCGCCCGCATGCCGAAAGCCAACGCCGATTATTGGCGCGCCAAGATCGCGCGCAATAAAGCGCGCGACGAGACTAATTTCGCGCGTCTCGCGGAACTTGGCTGGCGGACGCTGACGGTCTGGGAGTGCGAATTGAAGGACAAAGACGCTTTGGAGAAAAAACTGCGCGCATTTTTCTAG
- the efp gene encoding elongation factor P: MRVIASSIRKGNIIEREDGQLYVVLTAESFFPGKGTPTTQIDMRRLSDGVKVSDRYKTTEQVERAFVEDQDFSFLYNDDDGYHFMNQASYEQIAVPADTVGDQAQWLQEGMQCILSIFNGVAVGIQLPARVTLEIIETEPVVKGQTASSSYKPAKLSNGARVMVPPHIQAGTRVVIQTEDGAYVERAKD; this comes from the coding sequence GTGAGAGTCATCGCCAGCTCGATTCGCAAGGGCAATATCATTGAGCGTGAGGACGGCCAGCTTTACGTCGTGCTTACCGCCGAAAGCTTTTTTCCCGGCAAGGGCACGCCGACGACGCAGATCGACATGCGCCGCCTCTCCGACGGCGTGAAAGTCTCCGACCGCTACAAGACGACCGAGCAGGTCGAACGCGCCTTCGTCGAGGATCAGGACTTCAGCTTCCTCTATAATGACGACGACGGCTATCACTTCATGAATCAGGCGAGCTACGAGCAGATCGCCGTCCCGGCGGATACGGTCGGCGATCAGGCGCAATGGCTGCAGGAGGGCATGCAGTGCATCCTCTCCATCTTCAACGGCGTCGCGGTGGGCATCCAGCTCCCGGCGCGCGTGACGCTCGAAATCATCGAGACGGAGCCGGTCGTGAAGGGTCAGACGGCGTCGTCTTCCTACAAGCCGGCGAAGCTTTCCAACGGCGCCCGCGTCATGGTGCCGCCGCACATCCAGGCCGGCACGCGCGTCGTCATCCAGACGGAAGACGGCGCCTATGTCGAGCGCGCGAAGGACTGA
- the epmA gene encoding EF-P lysine aminoacylase EpmA, with protein MTRASPWWARDVYADRKAVLKARGAITAAARRFFGAEGFAEVETVALQVSGGNETHLTAFSTELIGGDGARSRLYLHTSPEFSCKKLLAAGEERIFTLARAFRNRERSALHHPEFTMLEWYRAGEPTLRIYEDCAGLMAAAATAAGTSDFAWRGRTCDPFAEPEIVTVCEAFARYASVDLAAVLDDREGLATAAARDGIRVARDDTWSDLFSKILSEKVEERLGSERPTILCDYPVSEAALARARADDPRFADRFELYVCGVELANGFAELTDPAEQRRRFEAQMAEKARIYGERYPIDEDFLAALAFMPPASGVALGFDRLVMLATGAERIEQVLWTPVAERGTP; from the coding sequence ATGACGCGCGCTTCGCCCTGGTGGGCTCGGGATGTTTACGCCGATCGCAAGGCCGTTCTCAAGGCGCGCGGCGCGATAACGGCGGCGGCGCGGCGATTTTTTGGGGCCGAGGGCTTCGCCGAAGTGGAGACGGTCGCGCTGCAGGTCTCGGGCGGCAATGAAACCCATCTGACGGCTTTCTCGACGGAGCTGATCGGCGGCGACGGCGCGCGCAGCCGGCTCTATCTCCACACCTCGCCGGAATTTTCCTGCAAAAAACTCCTGGCGGCGGGAGAAGAGCGAATTTTCACGCTGGCGCGGGCGTTTCGGAACCGCGAGCGATCGGCGCTGCATCATCCGGAATTCACCATGCTGGAATGGTATCGCGCCGGCGAGCCGACCTTGCGCATCTACGAAGACTGCGCCGGGCTGATGGCGGCGGCGGCGACGGCGGCGGGGACGTCGGACTTCGCTTGGCGCGGCCGGACTTGCGACCCCTTCGCGGAGCCGGAGATCGTCACGGTCTGCGAGGCCTTTGCGCGCTATGCGAGCGTCGATCTCGCGGCCGTGCTCGACGATCGCGAGGGTCTCGCGACAGCGGCGGCGCGGGACGGGATACGCGTCGCCCGGGACGACACATGGTCGGATCTTTTCAGCAAGATCCTGTCGGAGAAGGTGGAGGAGCGTCTTGGAAGCGAGCGGCCGACGATCCTCTGCGATTACCCGGTCAGCGAAGCCGCGCTGGCGCGCGCCAGGGCGGACGATCCGCGCTTCGCCGATCGCTTCGAGCTCTATGTCTGCGGGGTGGAGCTGGCGAACGGCTTTGCGGAGCTGACCGATCCGGCCGAGCAGCGCCGCCGTTTTGAAGCGCAAATGGCGGAGAAAGCGCGGATTTACGGGGAGCGCTATCCGATCGACGAGGATTTCCTGGCGGCGCTCGCTTTCATGCCCCCAGCTTCGGGCGTCGCGCTGGGGTTCGACAGGCTGGTCATGCTCGCAACGGGCGCCGAGCGGATCGAGCAGGTGCTGTGGACGCCGGTTGCGGAGCGCGGAACGCCCTGA
- a CDS encoding lysine-2,3-aminomutase-like protein → MSLTQEDAPARSPCKPQRETRGRTAASVRDLVAFGLLPAEGESAALAKVEARYSVAVTPEVAGLIDPADPVDPIARQFVPDSRELVTLQAELADPIGDEAHSPTPGIVHRYPDRVLLKLLTICPVYCRFCFRRETVGRGKGELLGEAETAAALDYIGRTPGVVEVILTGGDPLLLSARRLSAVARRIAEIEHVSLLRVHTRAPTAAPELVTDERLAALRESGKALYVALHVNHSRELSESARAAILRLREAGAALLSQTVLLAGVNNDPDALERLMRDLLSLQVKPYYLHHPDLAPGTSHFRLSIEEGKRIHAELARRLTGIGLPAYVLDIPGGFGKVPVASMEPEAPGFWRVSDRAGRVHRYADAL, encoded by the coding sequence ATGTCACTGACGCAAGAAGACGCGCCGGCGCGGTCGCCTTGCAAGCCGCAGCGCGAGACGCGGGGTCGAACGGCCGCTTCGGTCAGAGACCTCGTCGCTTTCGGCTTGCTCCCGGCGGAGGGCGAGAGCGCAGCGCTCGCAAAGGTCGAGGCCCGATACAGCGTCGCCGTCACGCCGGAGGTCGCGGGGCTCATCGACCCTGCCGACCCTGTGGACCCGATCGCCCGGCAATTCGTCCCCGACTCGCGTGAACTCGTGACGCTCCAAGCCGAATTGGCGGACCCGATCGGCGATGAGGCCCATAGCCCGACGCCGGGGATCGTGCATCGCTATCCCGACCGCGTTCTCCTGAAGCTCCTCACCATTTGCCCGGTCTATTGCCGCTTCTGTTTCCGGCGCGAGACGGTCGGGCGCGGGAAGGGCGAATTATTGGGCGAGGCGGAGACGGCGGCGGCGCTCGATTACATTGGGCGAACGCCGGGCGTCGTTGAAGTCATTCTGACGGGCGGCGACCCTCTGCTGCTCTCGGCCCGCCGGCTTTCGGCGGTCGCCCGGCGCATCGCCGAGATCGAGCATGTTTCGCTCCTGCGCGTCCATACGCGCGCGCCGACCGCGGCGCCTGAACTCGTCACCGACGAGCGGCTGGCGGCGTTGCGCGAAAGCGGCAAGGCGCTTTACGTCGCGTTGCACGTCAATCATTCGCGGGAGCTGTCCGAGTCCGCCCGCGCCGCGATCCTGCGGCTGCGAGAGGCGGGCGCGGCCTTGCTCTCTCAGACGGTGCTGCTCGCCGGCGTGAATAACGACCCGGACGCGCTGGAGCGACTGATGCGCGATCTGCTATCGCTCCAGGTGAAGCCCTATTATCTGCACCATCCCGATCTCGCGCCGGGCACCAGCCATTTCCGCCTGTCGATCGAGGAGGGGAAGCGCATCCACGCCGAACTTGCGCGGCGTCTCACCGGGATCGGCCTTCCCGCCTATGTGCTCGACATTCCGGGCGGCTTCGGCAAGGTTCCAGTCGCCTCCATGGAGCCCGAAGCGCCCGGCTTCTGGCGGGTCTCCGACCGCGCGGGACGCGTGCATCGTTACGCCGACGCCCTTTAG
- a CDS encoding DUF3772 domain-containing protein — translation MRRPTLIFALLFVALAGLATLAARADEPPTTLEQVNAKLDRTRATLDEAHKTLEEPNLTDSALRRLRDRMEPLQQDLEATINALTPRLAAVEARLKELAPAETKPPEAKPAEVAPVVPAPPPQVAPAPAPAAQSKAPPLPPARPILPKPDPKADPAKPQAPPQPPTPGDAAPSAEAAASAELVEQRKLFDATDATLKRARAMLLETRQLTVQIVARQRDLFAKTLFLRTSGLFSVDLWRAAIADAPSVYTAAKAFLSDRASNFAARVESRRVEFFFAVALILLALPPAFVLSRRVLARDHGGVKITPVRRAAAAGWTTLVAAAVPVVGAAALGGALDGFDLLDASVEPVWRRLFEAIARVSFVYGAARAVFAPTHPDWRVVDPGDRLAKLFVRLLTSAALVLSLTRLVEQLEETVQASLPLVIVTRGLGVLIIAGLFFWALRALSPAKASAEGEAAATGKGRDWLVAARFFSGLALLIVLGACAAGYVTFANFTIMEAAWTAIVAFLLYVFVVLSAGGVEHAFSEEGLLGRSLISGLGVKREQLAPIGVLLSGIVIILAWFAAALLALAPFGYESNDIVSNTLNAFFSFKIGDVTISPSAAVTALGLFFIVLAAVQGFRRWLDTRLLPLTRLDTGLRSSINSTLGYAGAIGAALTALSSLGVGVEKLAIVAGALSVGIGFGLKDIINNFVSGLILLWERAIRVGDWVVIGDEQGYVRRINVRSTEIETFDRATMIVPNSNLISGVVKNWLRGDRVGRIKVAIAPHSGVDPEQIRDLMLAAAKAQEGVLRIPAPQVMFMGMEASSFKFELWCYVEDVEKSSRLRSDLHFDLHRRLSESGVKMAATVEPPKTILQLPELDKLATAAAASALAIETDIVQLASPDDSSLDEAAASVEKQDA, via the coding sequence TTGCGCAGACCGACGCTTATTTTCGCGCTTCTCTTCGTCGCCCTGGCCGGCTTGGCGACCTTGGCCGCGCGCGCCGACGAGCCGCCGACGACGCTCGAACAGGTCAATGCAAAACTCGACCGCACGCGCGCCACGCTCGACGAGGCGCATAAGACGCTGGAGGAGCCCAATCTGACCGACAGCGCGCTGCGTCGCCTGCGCGACAGAATGGAGCCGCTGCAGCAGGACCTCGAAGCGACCATCAACGCGCTTACGCCCCGGCTCGCCGCAGTCGAGGCGCGGTTGAAAGAGCTGGCCCCGGCCGAGACGAAGCCGCCCGAGGCGAAGCCGGCGGAGGTCGCGCCTGTCGTCCCCGCGCCGCCGCCGCAAGTCGCGCCCGCGCCGGCCCCCGCCGCGCAATCAAAGGCCCCGCCGCTGCCGCCGGCGCGGCCGATTTTGCCGAAGCCGGACCCGAAGGCGGATCCCGCCAAGCCGCAGGCGCCGCCGCAGCCGCCGACGCCAGGCGACGCGGCTCCCTCCGCCGAGGCGGCGGCCAGCGCGGAACTTGTCGAGCAGCGCAAGCTCTTCGACGCCACTGACGCGACCTTGAAGCGCGCCCGCGCCATGCTGCTCGAGACGCGTCAGCTCACCGTGCAGATCGTCGCCCGGCAGCGCGACCTCTTTGCGAAGACGCTCTTTCTGCGAACGAGCGGCCTCTTCTCCGTCGATCTGTGGCGCGCGGCGATCGCCGACGCGCCGAGCGTCTACACCGCCGCAAAGGCCTTCCTCTCGGATCGCGCCTCGAATTTCGCCGCGCGCGTGGAGAGCCGGCGCGTCGAGTTCTTTTTCGCCGTCGCGCTGATCCTGCTGGCGCTGCCGCCGGCTTTCGTTCTCTCTCGGCGCGTCCTGGCGCGCGATCACGGCGGCGTCAAAATCACGCCCGTCCGGCGCGCCGCGGCGGCCGGCTGGACGACGCTCGTGGCCGCCGCCGTCCCCGTCGTCGGGGCGGCGGCTCTTGGCGGAGCGCTCGACGGCTTCGACCTGCTCGACGCTTCCGTCGAACCGGTCTGGCGGCGTCTGTTCGAGGCCATCGCGCGCGTCTCCTTCGTCTATGGCGCCGCCCGCGCCGTCTTTGCGCCGACCCATCCCGACTGGCGCGTCGTCGACCCCGGCGATCGTCTGGCCAAGCTCTTCGTCCGATTGCTCACCTCCGCCGCTCTCGTGCTTTCGCTGACCCGGCTCGTCGAACAACTCGAAGAGACGGTGCAGGCGAGCCTGCCGCTCGTCATCGTCACGCGCGGCCTGGGGGTGTTGATCATTGCGGGTCTGTTCTTTTGGGCGCTGCGGGCGCTGTCGCCGGCGAAGGCTTCCGCCGAGGGCGAAGCGGCGGCGACCGGCAAGGGCCGCGACTGGCTCGTGGCGGCCCGCTTTTTCAGCGGGCTCGCTTTGCTGATCGTCCTCGGCGCCTGCGCCGCCGGCTATGTCACCTTCGCCAATTTCACGATCATGGAGGCGGCCTGGACGGCGATCGTCGCCTTCCTTCTCTATGTTTTCGTCGTTCTCTCCGCAGGCGGCGTCGAGCACGCCTTTTCGGAGGAGGGCCTGCTGGGGCGCAGCCTCATCAGCGGGCTTGGCGTCAAGCGCGAGCAGCTTGCGCCCATCGGCGTCCTGTTGTCGGGGATCGTCATCATCCTCGCCTGGTTCGCTGCGGCCCTTCTGGCGCTCGCGCCATTCGGCTACGAGTCGAACGACATCGTCTCGAATACGCTGAACGCATTTTTCTCGTTCAAGATCGGCGACGTCACCATATCGCCGTCGGCGGCGGTCACGGCGCTCGGCCTGTTCTTCATCGTGCTCGCGGCGGTTCAGGGCTTCCGCCGCTGGCTCGATACGCGCCTCCTGCCGTTGACGCGGCTTGATACGGGCCTGCGCAGCTCCATCAATTCGACGCTCGGCTATGCGGGCGCGATCGGCGCGGCGCTGACGGCCTTGTCGAGCCTCGGCGTCGGCGTCGAGAAGCTCGCCATCGTCGCGGGCGCGCTTTCGGTCGGCATCGGCTTCGGCCTCAAGGACATCATCAACAATTTCGTCTCCGGCCTGATCCTGCTGTGGGAGCGCGCCATTCGCGTCGGCGACTGGGTCGTGATCGGCGACGAGCAGGGCTATGTGCGGCGGATCAACGTCCGTTCGACGGAGATCGAGACGTTCGACCGCGCCACGATGATCGTGCCCAATTCCAATTTGATCTCGGGCGTCGTGAAGAACTGGCTGCGCGGCGACAGGGTGGGGCGCATCAAAGTCGCCATCGCGCCGCATTCCGGCGTCGATCCCGAGCAGATTCGCGACCTCATGCTCGCCGCCGCCAAGGCGCAGGAAGGCGTGCTGCGAATTCCCGCCCCGCAGGTGATGTTCATGGGAATGGAGGCGTCGTCCTTCAAATTCGAGCTTTGGTGCTATGTCGAAGACGTCGAGAAATCCTCGCGCCTGCGCAGCGATCTGCATTTCGACCTGCATCGCAGGTTGAGCGAGTCGGGCGTCAAAATGGCCGCCACGGTCGAACCGCCGAAGACGATTCTCCAGCTGCCCGAACTGGATAAGCTGGCGACCGCCGCAGCCGCGAGCGCTCTGGCGATCGAGACCGACATCGTGCAGCTTGCGTCGCCGGATGATTCTTCTCTCGACGAGGCTGCCGCGTCCGTCGAGAAACAGGACGCCTGA
- the gltX gene encoding glutamate--tRNA ligase produces the protein MSEVVTRFAPSPTGFLHIGGARTALFNWLYARRHGGRMMLRIEDTDRERSTQEAIDAILDGMKWLGLDWDGDVIYQFSRAGRHAEVAHELLARGSAYRCYATPQELEEMREKARAEKRPPRYDGRWRDRDPSEAPAGAPYVVRIKAPEAGETVIEDAVQGRVVFPNKDLDDFILLRSDGTPTYMLAVVVDDHDMGVTQIIRGDDHLTNAARQKHIYEAMDWEAPAFAHIPLIHGPDGAKLSKRHGALGVDAYRAMGYLPSALRNYLVRLGWSQGDKEFFSLPEMIEAFDLAQVHRSPARFDFVKLENMNGHYLRDTPDDELFQILIDTLPFLEGGKAALDALDDKKRAQLRAALPGLKARAKTLNELVDGAGFLFAQRPLPIDEKAQKLLSAEAKARLAALGPKLAMATEWTAASTEAVVRDLSVELGVKLGDLAQPLRAALTGRSTSPGIFDVLEILGREESLGRIGDQSA, from the coding sequence ATGTCCGAAGTCGTCACCCGTTTCGCGCCGTCGCCCACCGGTTTTCTCCATATCGGCGGGGCGCGCACGGCGCTGTTCAACTGGCTTTACGCTAGGCGCCATGGCGGGCGGATGATGCTGCGCATCGAGGACACGGATCGCGAGCGCTCCACTCAAGAGGCGATCGACGCCATTCTCGACGGGATGAAATGGCTCGGTCTCGATTGGGACGGCGACGTCATTTACCAGTTCTCCCGAGCGGGGCGTCACGCTGAAGTGGCGCATGAGCTGCTCGCCAGGGGCAGCGCCTATCGCTGCTACGCCACGCCGCAGGAACTCGAGGAGATGCGCGAAAAGGCGCGCGCCGAAAAGCGCCCGCCGCGCTATGACGGCCGCTGGCGCGACCGCGACCCGTCCGAGGCGCCCGCCGGCGCGCCTTACGTCGTGCGCATCAAGGCGCCGGAGGCGGGCGAGACGGTCATCGAGGACGCCGTGCAGGGCCGCGTCGTTTTCCCCAACAAGGATCTCGACGACTTCATCCTGCTGCGCTCCGACGGCACGCCGACCTATATGCTCGCCGTCGTGGTGGACGATCACGACATGGGCGTCACGCAGATCATCCGCGGCGACGATCATCTGACCAACGCCGCGCGCCAGAAGCACATTTATGAAGCGATGGACTGGGAGGCGCCCGCCTTCGCGCATATTCCGCTTATCCACGGGCCGGATGGCGCCAAGCTCTCCAAGCGCCACGGCGCGCTCGGGGTCGACGCCTATCGCGCCATGGGCTATCTGCCGTCGGCGCTGCGCAATTATCTCGTGCGCCTCGGCTGGAGTCAGGGCGACAAGGAGTTTTTCTCGCTGCCCGAGATGATCGAGGCCTTCGATCTCGCCCAGGTGCATCGCTCGCCCGCGCGCTTCGATTTCGTGAAGCTCGAAAATATGAACGGCCATTATCTGCGCGACACGCCCGATGACGAGCTGTTCCAGATCCTCATCGACACGCTTCCCTTTCTCGAAGGCGGCAAGGCCGCGCTCGATGCGCTCGACGACAAGAAGCGCGCGCAGCTCCGCGCGGCGCTGCCTGGCCTCAAGGCGCGCGCCAAGACGTTGAACGAGCTTGTCGACGGCGCGGGCTTCCTGTTCGCGCAGCGGCCGCTGCCGATTGACGAAAAGGCGCAGAAGCTGCTTTCCGCCGAAGCGAAGGCGCGCCTCGCCGCGCTTGGGCCGAAACTTGCGATGGCGACGGAATGGACCGCCGCTTCGACGGAAGCGGTCGTGCGCGACCTCTCCGTAGAACTCGGCGTGAAGCTCGGCGACCTCGCGCAGCCTTTGCGCGCCGCGCTGACCGGCCGCTCGACCTCGCCCGGCATTTTCGACGTGCTCGAAATCCTCGGGCGCGAGGAGAGTCTGGGCCGCATCGGCGATCAGAGCGCGTGA